In one Bombyx mori chromosome 22, ASM3026992v2 genomic region, the following are encoded:
- the LOC101742809 gene encoding large ribosomal subunit protein uL29m → MNTVIIKNIFRSTTTLCMRSQKSINTAAACIVKRDFHTTKPTQDLMEFFDAKKNWPETNIRVGRAWKLDELRLKSNTDLHKLWYVLLKERNMLYTMEHECNERVRLFPNPERIDKVEESMNNIESVIRERNIAYYKLETGETGERPVKDVINLIGMPEKYQPSEYDTPKFMNTRWVRPYLKHGFINSLAVKKFRRLYNEKIHSEVRKAHNRDFNHVQHLLKRFPNLDMDTLKAEYPNVDIEKAKRTKKSRGHFMPTY, encoded by the coding sequence ATGAAtactgtaataataaaaaatatttttcgaagtACCACTACATTATGTATGCGATCACAAAAATCTATCAACACAGCAGCAGCTTGTATTGTTAAAAGGGATTTCCACACAACCAAACCTACGCAAGATTTAATGGAATTCTTTGATGCAAAGAAGAATTGGCCTGAAACTAATATAAGAGTAGGAAGAGCTTGGAAACTGGACGAGTTGCGATTAAAGTCCAATACAGATTTGCACAAATTGTGGTATGTACTTTTGAAAGAACGTAATATGCTTTACACTATGGAACATGAGTGCAACGAAAGGGTTCGACTGTTCCCAAATCCAGAAAGAATTGACAAAGTTGAAGAATCAATGAATAACATAGAATCGGTTATTAGAGAACGTAATATTGCTTACTACAAGCTTGAAACAGGTGAAACTGGAGAACGCCCTGTGAAAGATGTTATAAATCTTATAGGAATGCCAGAAAAGTATCAACCGTCAGAATACGATACACCTAAATTTATGAACACACGTTGGGTAAGACCATATCTAAAACATGGCTTCATCAACAGTTTGGCAGTAAAAAAGTTTAGAAGATTGTATAATGAAAAAATCCATAGCGAAGTGAGGAAAGCACACAATAGAGACTTTAACCATGTCCAACATTTACTCAAACGTTTCCCTAACCTTGATATGGATACTTTAAAAGCAGAATATCCAAATGTTGATATTGAAAAAGCTAAAAGAACAAAGAAATCAAGAGGACATTTTATGCCAACTTATTAA
- the LOC101744002 gene encoding uncharacterized protein LOC101744002 isoform X1, which yields MKACSTQDNSVEREFCKLPKRQKKNLSNEKASLMRRRENFVKACRRVSFQAYSNYRKRMLLSYMPSCLTGACKHTKVKETIPNYAVESFKVEINNHMWLEAVDICHMSISPQYYLSDDILKGLVLIILNAHDSKEQAASYVIDKCQQMLFQNFNTHPPCLLNSERKNSVRDSYSHFLLSQMIFKIKNKDENKIVTETERGIVTSCIKRLQYELQKGNPGPILTKEDLKPNEHLDYVQCINFEKVIETFETLNKTERIMRLMAVLESVVELLQFDLAIWYFSSVTHGRRLKRSDKPLMRLVLWPNENIEINKNGLSLQIARLFVNMIHLNCPEDYIKTMTILLNITIETIYQCDLNFANDYPNLGKHVSAYATEFYEIIQGMPPDTIIRILEYMHPTFIRSKIGTMYLQKVLSIEGDCLFIILKKFLEESLWKNFPVSNRLIKTAPSVFPVPKKISHKLKYLQKKCLSAMCEEDSGENFCQLDYSKQETSVVHQEQMFHILYVSLDAYLDGFSIPDHRDTIHQMNLLEGNCIDNSENDVQCTVTETFVKTYKRTYEALKEITLLFDTLKDSDRMPPPDLISKMKNIGLFDSLQ from the exons ATGAAAGCTTGCAGTACACAGGACAATAGTGTTGAACGTGAATTCTGTAAATTGCCAAAAAGACAGAAAAAAAACCTGAGTAACGAAAAAGCTTCCCTTATGAGGAGAcgagaaaattttgtaaaagCGTGTAGGAGGGTGTCCTTCCAGGCATATTCCAATTATCGCAAACGGATGCTTTTATCATACATGCCAAGTTGTTTGACTGGAGCCTGCAAGCATACTAAG GTTAAAGAAACTATTCCTAATTATGCTGTAGAATCATTTAAGGTGGAAATAAACAATCATATGTGGCTAGAAGCTGTGGACATATGTCATATGAGTATATCCCCCCAGTATTACTTATCAGACGATATTCTAAAGGGTTTAGTGCTTATAATACTG AATGCCCATGACAGCAAAGAACAAGCAGCAAGTTATGTTATTGATAAATGCCAACAAATGCTGTTCCAAAATTTTAACACTCATCCACCTTGTTTATTGAATTCTGAAAGAAAAAATTCAGTGCGAGATTCTTATAGTCACTTCCTCTTGTCTCAGATGATttttaagattaaaaataaGGATGAAAATAAGATAGTAACTGAAACTGAGAGAGGGATAGTGACAAGCTGTATTAAAAGATTACAGTATGAGCTACAAAAAGGGAATCCTGGACCAATTTTAACCAAAGAAGACTTGAAACCAAATGAACATTTAGATTACGTACAATGTATAAATTTTGAAAAAGTCATTGAAACAtttgaaactttaaataaaacagaaagAATTATGCGACTTATGGCTGTTTTAGAAAGTGTTGTAGAACTTTTGCAATTTGATTTAGCTATTTGGTATTTCAG ttcAGTTACACATGGTCGGCGATTGAAAAGATCAGATAAACCTCTAATGAGACTTGTTTTGTGGCCAAATGAAAAtatagaaattaataaaaatggtcTCAGTTTACAAATCGCTAGGCTGTTTGTTAATATGATACATCTAAATTGCCCTGAAGACTATATAAAAACTATGACA ATTTTACTGAATATAACAATAGAAACTATTTATCAGTGTGACTTGAACTTTGCTAATGATTACCCAAATTTAGGAAAACATGTTAGTGCCTATGCAACTGAATTCTATGAAATTATTCAAG GTATGCCGCCCGACACTATAATAAGAATTCTAGAATATATGCATCCAACATTCATCAGAAGTAAAATTGGAACAATGTATCTTCAAAAGGTATTGAGTATAGAAGGAGATTGTTTATTCATTATATTGAAAAAGTTTTTAGAAGAATCTCTTTGGAAAAACTTTCCTGTTTctaatcgtttaataaaaacagccccaagtgtgtttcctgtaCCAAAGAAAATTTCtcataaattgaaatatttgcaaaaaaaatgtctatcaGCAATGTGTGAGGAAGATTCTGGTGAAAACTTCTGTCAACTCGATTATTCAAAACAAGAGACAAGTGTTGTTCATCAAGAACAAATGTTTCACATTTTGTATGTATCTTTAGATGCATATTTGGATGGATTCAGCATTCCAGATCACAGGGATACTATTCATCAGATGAATTTGCTTGAAGGAAATTGTATAGATAATTCAGAAAATGATGTTCAATGCACAGTAACAGAGACATTTGTAAAGACGTACAAGCGTACTTATGAAGCTTTGAAAGAAATCACTCTGTTATTTGATACCCTAAAAGATTCTGATAGGATGCCTCCACCTGATTTAATatctaaaatgaaaaatattggtCTCTTTGATAGTTTACAGTGA
- the LOC101744002 gene encoding uncharacterized protein LOC101744002 isoform X2 encodes MSYEYIPPVLLIRRYSKGFSAYNTVISVIFQNAHDSKEQAASYVIDKCQQMLFQNFNTHPPCLLNSERKNSVRDSYSHFLLSQMIFKIKNKDENKIVTETERGIVTSCIKRLQYELQKGNPGPILTKEDLKPNEHLDYVQCINFEKVIETFETLNKTERIMRLMAVLESVVELLQFDLAIWYFSSVTHGRRLKRSDKPLMRLVLWPNENIEINKNGLSLQIARLFVNMIHLNCPEDYIKTMTILLNITIETIYQCDLNFANDYPNLGKHVSAYATEFYEIIQGMPPDTIIRILEYMHPTFIRSKIGTMYLQKVLSIEGDCLFIILKKFLEESLWKNFPVSNRLIKTAPSVFPVPKKISHKLKYLQKKCLSAMCEEDSGENFCQLDYSKQETSVVHQEQMFHILYVSLDAYLDGFSIPDHRDTIHQMNLLEGNCIDNSENDVQCTVTETFVKTYKRTYEALKEITLLFDTLKDSDRMPPPDLISKMKNIGLFDSLQ; translated from the exons ATGTCATATGAGTATATCCCCCCAGTATTACTTATCAGACGATATTCTAAAGGGTTTAGTGCTTATAATACTG ttataTCTGTAATATTTCAGAATGCCCATGACAGCAAAGAACAAGCAGCAAGTTATGTTATTGATAAATGCCAACAAATGCTGTTCCAAAATTTTAACACTCATCCACCTTGTTTATTGAATTCTGAAAGAAAAAATTCAGTGCGAGATTCTTATAGTCACTTCCTCTTGTCTCAGATGATttttaagattaaaaataaGGATGAAAATAAGATAGTAACTGAAACTGAGAGAGGGATAGTGACAAGCTGTATTAAAAGATTACAGTATGAGCTACAAAAAGGGAATCCTGGACCAATTTTAACCAAAGAAGACTTGAAACCAAATGAACATTTAGATTACGTACAATGTATAAATTTTGAAAAAGTCATTGAAACAtttgaaactttaaataaaacagaaagAATTATGCGACTTATGGCTGTTTTAGAAAGTGTTGTAGAACTTTTGCAATTTGATTTAGCTATTTGGTATTTCAG ttcAGTTACACATGGTCGGCGATTGAAAAGATCAGATAAACCTCTAATGAGACTTGTTTTGTGGCCAAATGAAAAtatagaaattaataaaaatggtcTCAGTTTACAAATCGCTAGGCTGTTTGTTAATATGATACATCTAAATTGCCCTGAAGACTATATAAAAACTATGACA ATTTTACTGAATATAACAATAGAAACTATTTATCAGTGTGACTTGAACTTTGCTAATGATTACCCAAATTTAGGAAAACATGTTAGTGCCTATGCAACTGAATTCTATGAAATTATTCAAG GTATGCCGCCCGACACTATAATAAGAATTCTAGAATATATGCATCCAACATTCATCAGAAGTAAAATTGGAACAATGTATCTTCAAAAGGTATTGAGTATAGAAGGAGATTGTTTATTCATTATATTGAAAAAGTTTTTAGAAGAATCTCTTTGGAAAAACTTTCCTGTTTctaatcgtttaataaaaacagccccaagtgtgtttcctgtaCCAAAGAAAATTTCtcataaattgaaatatttgcaaaaaaaatgtctatcaGCAATGTGTGAGGAAGATTCTGGTGAAAACTTCTGTCAACTCGATTATTCAAAACAAGAGACAAGTGTTGTTCATCAAGAACAAATGTTTCACATTTTGTATGTATCTTTAGATGCATATTTGGATGGATTCAGCATTCCAGATCACAGGGATACTATTCATCAGATGAATTTGCTTGAAGGAAATTGTATAGATAATTCAGAAAATGATGTTCAATGCACAGTAACAGAGACATTTGTAAAGACGTACAAGCGTACTTATGAAGCTTTGAAAGAAATCACTCTGTTATTTGATACCCTAAAAGATTCTGATAGGATGCCTCCACCTGATTTAATatctaaaatgaaaaatattggtCTCTTTGATAGTTTACAGTGA